Proteins found in one bacterium genomic segment:
- a CDS encoding cyclase family protein produces MPLFDVSMPIKRRMPTYPGDPKVEIKSVCRIKDGDRLNLSGLCMGTHTGTHVDPPYHFEEAGLKADQLPLELLIGPAKVFELKVLEKITASDLKELKMEGFSRVLFKTRNSELLKERGFRRNFVYLTGDAAQYLADQGIKLVGFDYLSIEEYKNKASPAHHILLSRGIPVIEGLILEGIEAGEYELICLPLKLEDGDGAPARVVLRPLFSC; encoded by the coding sequence ATGCCACTCTTTGATGTTTCTATGCCTATCAAGCGGCGGATGCCGACCTATCCTGGCGATCCCAAGGTAGAAATTAAATCGGTCTGTCGAATAAAAGATGGGGACAGGTTAAATCTTTCCGGCCTCTGTATGGGGACTCACACGGGAACCCATGTGGATCCGCCTTATCATTTTGAAGAGGCTGGCCTTAAGGCGGATCAATTGCCTTTGGAATTACTCATTGGGCCGGCTAAAGTTTTTGAGTTGAAGGTATTAGAGAAGATTACCGCCTCCGATCTGAAGGAACTTAAGATGGAGGGGTTTTCCCGGGTGCTTTTTAAGACCAGGAATTCCGAATTATTGAAAGAAAGGGGTTTTAGGCGCAATTTTGTCTATCTGACCGGTGATGCCGCCCAGTACTTAGCTGATCAAGGCATTAAACTGGTGGGCTTTGATTACCTTTCCATAGAAGAATACAAAAATAAGGCGTCTCCAGCCCATCATATTCTTTTAAGTCGTGGAATCCCTGTCATTGAGGGGTTGATTTTGGAGGGGATCGAGGCGGGGGAATATGAACTCATCTGCCTTCCTTTGAAACTGGAAGACGGTGATGGCGCTCCGGCCAGGGTTGTTCTGAGACCGCTATTTTCTTGTTGA
- a CDS encoding glycosyltransferase family 4 protein, with protein MRILYHHRTQAEDAQGIHINELIKAWRKLGHEVELVALAQRGDDLEKTKGKRWEYVASFSPRLIYELLELAYNLVGYFRLVKAGRRFRPDFLYERYSLYNFSGILAARFLGIPLILEVNSPLAYEKKRYERLVFSPLARYLERRICSGSNKTIVVSGALKDHLWQIGVPLERIVVLPNGVNLDEFDAAACNGEAVRKKYGLDGKIILGFTGWFKDWHGLNLAMEVMSEIGKSPEPLKALHLLLVGDGSARPDLEAYVHNHGLGSFVTFAGPVKRKDIPSYVAAFDIALQPGVTPYASPMKLIEYMAMGKAVVAPALPNICEILQDGQNGLLFKEGDRDDLKRVLLKLIDHPELRRQLGEKARETVRERGFTWEENARRVIELAGGVNN; from the coding sequence ATGAGGATTCTTTATCACCACCGAACCCAGGCTGAAGATGCCCAGGGGATTCATATCAACGAGCTTATCAAGGCCTGGCGAAAGCTGGGACACGAAGTAGAGTTGGTGGCTTTGGCCCAGCGAGGGGATGATCTTGAAAAGACCAAAGGAAAGAGATGGGAATATGTGGCTTCTTTTTCACCACGCCTGATATATGAATTACTCGAACTGGCCTACAATTTAGTGGGTTACTTCAGGCTGGTAAAGGCCGGTAGGAGGTTTCGCCCTGATTTTCTTTACGAGCGATATTCTCTCTATAATTTCTCTGGTATTCTGGCGGCCAGGTTTTTGGGAATCCCCTTGATCTTGGAGGTCAATTCACCCTTGGCCTATGAAAAAAAGAGATATGAGCGATTGGTCTTTTCTCCTCTGGCCAGGTATCTGGAAAGGCGGATATGTTCTGGGTCGAATAAGACGATCGTGGTCTCCGGGGCGTTAAAAGACCATCTCTGGCAAATAGGCGTGCCTTTGGAAAGAATAGTGGTTTTGCCCAACGGGGTTAATCTTGATGAATTTGATGCCGCCGCCTGTAATGGAGAAGCGGTTAGAAAGAAATACGGACTCGATGGTAAGATAATTCTTGGTTTTACGGGTTGGTTCAAAGACTGGCACGGTTTGAATCTGGCTATGGAAGTGATGAGTGAGATAGGTAAGAGCCCAGAGCCCCTTAAGGCCTTACACCTTTTGCTGGTAGGTGATGGTTCGGCTCGACCGGATTTGGAGGCTTACGTGCATAATCACGGCCTGGGATCTTTCGTTACCTTTGCCGGACCAGTGAAACGAAAGGATATTCCGTCTTACGTGGCGGCTTTTGATATCGCCCTTCAACCGGGGGTAACCCCTTATGCCTCACCTATGAAGCTCATCGAGTATATGGCCATGGGTAAAGCGGTGGTTGCCCCTGCCTTACCTAATATTTGTGAAATACTCCAAGATGGTCAAAACGGCCTTCTCTTCAAAGAGGGGGATAGAGATGATCTAAAGAGGGTGCTGTTAAAACTGATTGATCATCCTGAACTGCGGAGGCAATTAGGGGAGAAGGCCAGAGAGACTGTCCGGGAGCGTGGTTTTACCTGGGAGGAAAACGCCCGGCGGGTAATTGAGTTGGCGGGTGGGGTTAATAATTAA